In bacterium, the genomic window AGATCCCGGTCGGCCTTGTAGGGCGAGATGAAGGCGGTCAGGACGATCACATTCGCCTCGCAGAAGAGCTTCGAGACCTCGCCGATGCGCCGGATGTTCTCTTTGCGGTCCTCGGGGGAAAACCCCAGGTTGGAGTTGAGGCCGTGCCGGATGTTGTCACCGTCCAGGACGTAGGAACCCTTCTTGTTCTCGACCAGGGCCAGCTCGACCTCGCGGGCGACCGTCGATTTTCCGGAGGCGGAAAGTCCGGTGAACCAGATGACGGCGCCCTTCTGGCCGAGGTGCTTGATCCGGTCCTCGGCCGTCAGTTTGCCGTGGTGCCAATGAATATTGGTGCTTTTGGGTGCCTGGGACATGTTTTTTCCTCCTCGAAAAGAGGCCGGAGAATCCTCGGGAAAGGACTGCTAGTCAAGGGGGATGAACGAGACCTTCCCGTCCCTGCCGGTCCCGACGCCCATCGGCTCCAGGTGGAGGGGGTTGACGGTGGTGTCGACCATGACCCGGTAACCCGCCTTTTGGGCCTTTTCGCAGAACGAAAAATCCTCGGAGAGGTGGCCGTCGCGCCTCCATTCGCTGGTAAACCAGGGAGGACGGACCTTTTCGAAGACGTCGCGGTGGATGAGAAGGCAACCGGCCCCGACGACGTCGACCCTCCGAAGCCGGGGCCCTTTGGCCGTGATCGGATGAAGGGTCCGGCCCCGGCGTCCGCCTTTGGCGGAGAGGGCCATCGGTTCGTACGGCGGCAGGCGCCGGCGGTACATCCCGCTCACGATCGGCATCCGGTGCCGCAAGAGGCGCATGAGCGTGTCGGGCGCGGGCACGATGTCGGCATCCAAGAAGAAGATGTGGGTCGGGTTCAGCGGGTGATGGAGCATCTGATCGACCAGGTAATTCCGGGCTCGATCGACCAGGGCGCCCTGAAACACCATCAGGTCCGACTCCAGAGGCCGTTC contains:
- the cysC gene encoding adenylyl-sulfate kinase, whose amino-acid sequence is MSQAPKSTNIHWHHGKLTAEDRIKHLGQKGAVIWFTGLSASGKSTVAREVELALVENKKGSYVLDGDNIRHGLNSNLGFSPEDRKENIRRIGEVSKLFCEANVIVLTAFISPYKADRDLARKLVPEGQFFEVFCDIPIDVAESRDPKGLYKKAKAGEIKEFTGISAPYEAPERPELVLKTGSETLEESTRRVLDLLTAKGII